From a region of the Streptacidiphilus albus JL83 genome:
- a CDS encoding TetR family transcriptional regulator has translation MTGQVRTVDGRVAGRRGQATRQKLLECLSEMLSTSPYRDVKVIDVARMAGTSPATFYQYFPDVEGAVLEIADSMAREGAGLKDLVADKSWAGKTGYQTAEELVDGFLTFWRDNEAILRVVTLGSAEGDKRFFKIRMKILNAVTNSLTDSLKALQAANKADASVNAAAVAGSLVAMLAAVAEHQKGFDSWGVKAKELKPSLALLVYLGMTGKKPPK, from the coding sequence ATGACAGGACAAGTTCGCACCGTCGACGGGCGTGTCGCCGGGCGACGCGGGCAGGCGACGCGGCAGAAGCTGCTCGAATGCCTTAGCGAGATGCTCAGCACATCGCCCTACCGGGACGTCAAGGTCATCGACGTAGCCCGGATGGCGGGTACCTCCCCCGCAACGTTCTACCAGTACTTCCCCGACGTCGAGGGCGCTGTCCTCGAAATCGCGGACAGTATGGCCAGGGAAGGCGCCGGTCTCAAGGACCTGGTCGCCGACAAGTCGTGGGCCGGAAAGACCGGCTACCAGACGGCAGAGGAGCTGGTTGACGGCTTCCTCACGTTCTGGCGCGACAACGAGGCCATCCTGCGCGTGGTGACGTTGGGCTCGGCAGAAGGAGACAAGCGGTTCTTCAAGATCCGCATGAAAATCCTCAATGCGGTGACCAACTCACTCACCGACTCCCTCAAGGCCCTCCAGGCCGCGAACAAGGCTGACGCCTCGGTGAACGCCGCGGCCGTGGCCGGTTCGCTGGTGGCCATGCTGGCCGCCGTCGCCGAGCACCAGAAGGGCTTCGACTCCTGGGGCGTCAAGGCGAAGGAGCTCAAGCCGAGCCTGGCGCTCCTGGTCTACCTGGGCATGACCGGCAAGAAGCCGCCGAAGTAG
- a CDS encoding acyl-CoA dehydrogenase family protein has protein sequence MDPALTPEQEAVRRTLREALAKGCAPDEVRAAAAGAAGYDAELWHRLAEQPGLPGIALPAEYGGAGLGPIELALACAEAGRVLLPSPLLASSVLAAEAVLALGNPAQREELLPALAAGRRTAALVLPAPFPDGRPAGGGRAGGMQAVPKADGWLLYGGAEPVLDGARADLLLVAAHTGGFPRSRTVLFAVDGDAPGVTRSRRASLDETRSLARVELRDATGVPLGDPARDAGPALARTGTAAALAVAAEALGAAEQCLARTVEYVQVREQFGRPVGSFQAVKHLLADVHVGVEAARSAVYYAAWALDGVGFAADGAAAEVLLALAQAMESLHSAAAVAIQLHGGIAITWEHDAHLYYKRGVADELLFGAPYLLRARAAEHAGLFPPTARPA, from the coding sequence ATGGATCCCGCGCTCACCCCGGAACAGGAGGCCGTCCGCCGCACTCTGCGCGAGGCGCTGGCCAAGGGCTGCGCCCCGGATGAGGTCCGGGCCGCTGCCGCGGGCGCGGCCGGGTACGACGCCGAGCTGTGGCACCGGCTCGCCGAGCAGCCGGGGCTGCCCGGCATCGCCCTGCCCGCCGAGTACGGCGGCGCCGGCCTCGGCCCGATCGAGCTCGCCCTGGCCTGCGCCGAGGCCGGCCGGGTGCTGCTGCCCTCGCCGCTGCTCGCCTCCTCGGTGCTGGCCGCCGAGGCGGTGCTGGCCCTGGGTAACCCGGCACAGCGCGAGGAACTGCTGCCCGCCCTCGCCGCCGGCCGCCGGACCGCCGCCCTGGTCCTGCCCGCGCCCTTCCCCGACGGACGCCCGGCCGGCGGCGGCCGGGCCGGCGGGATGCAGGCCGTGCCGAAGGCGGACGGCTGGCTGCTCTACGGCGGGGCCGAGCCGGTCCTGGACGGGGCCCGCGCCGACCTGTTGCTGGTCGCCGCCCACACCGGTGGCTTCCCGCGCAGCCGGACGGTGCTGTTCGCGGTCGACGGGGACGCGCCCGGGGTCACCCGCAGCCGCCGCGCCTCGCTCGACGAGACCCGGTCCCTGGCCCGGGTGGAACTGCGCGACGCGACCGGCGTCCCGCTGGGCGACCCCGCCCGCGACGCCGGTCCGGCGCTGGCCCGCACCGGGACGGCGGCGGCCCTCGCCGTCGCCGCCGAGGCGCTGGGCGCCGCCGAGCAGTGCCTGGCCAGGACGGTCGAGTACGTCCAGGTGCGGGAGCAGTTCGGTCGGCCGGTCGGTTCCTTCCAGGCCGTCAAGCACCTGCTGGCGGACGTCCACGTCGGCGTGGAGGCGGCCCGCTCGGCCGTGTACTACGCGGCCTGGGCGCTCGATGGCGTGGGCTTCGCCGCCGACGGGGCCGCCGCCGAGGTGCTGCTGGCCCTCGCCCAGGCGATGGAGAGCCTCCACTCGGCCGCCGCCGTGGCGATCCAGCTGCACGGCGGGATCGCCATCACCTGGGAGCACGACGCCCACCTCTACTACAAGCGAGGCGTCGCCGACGAGCTGCTCTTCGGCGCCCCGTACCTGCTGCGCGCCCGCGCGGCGGAGCACGCCGGGCTGTTCCCCCCGACCGCACGCCCGGCGTGA
- a CDS encoding nitroreductase family deazaflavin-dependent oxidoreductase, whose protein sequence is MVQKLSSTATFARIAPRLLPRVDRLVHRLTGGKVMISQYMLPSLFLTTTGRRSGEPRVTPLACLPEPGGGFLVIGSNFGQVSHPAWTANLLAEPRASVEHRGRTTAVTARLLEDPVGPGTGDGAADGSAAGGGERAQAWAALLRMWPPYAAYQARVDRRLRIFRLVPTVEAAPEEAAGPATAAGT, encoded by the coding sequence ATGGTCCAGAAGCTCTCGTCCACGGCGACCTTCGCCCGGATCGCCCCGCGCCTGCTGCCCAGGGTCGACCGATTAGTCCATCGGCTGACCGGTGGCAAGGTGATGATCAGCCAATACATGCTGCCGTCGCTGTTCCTGACGACGACCGGACGCCGCAGCGGGGAGCCCCGGGTGACCCCGCTGGCCTGCCTGCCCGAGCCGGGCGGCGGCTTCCTGGTCATCGGCAGCAACTTCGGCCAGGTCAGCCATCCCGCCTGGACCGCCAATCTGCTGGCGGAGCCACGGGCCTCGGTCGAGCACCGGGGGCGGACGACAGCGGTCACGGCCCGGCTGCTGGAGGACCCGGTGGGTCCGGGCACCGGGGACGGGGCCGCCGACGGGAGCGCTGCCGGCGGTGGCGAGCGCGCGCAGGCGTGGGCGGCGCTGCTGCGGATGTGGCCGCCGTACGCCGCCTACCAGGCCCGGGTCGACCGCCGACTGCGGATCTTCCGCCTGGTGCCGACCGTGGAGGCGGCACCGGAGGAGGCGGCTGGCCCGGCGACCGCAGCGGGGACGTAG